The Chlorocebus sabaeus isolate Y175 chromosome 6, mChlSab1.0.hap1, whole genome shotgun sequence genome has a segment encoding these proteins:
- the ALKBH6 gene encoding alpha-ketoglutarate-dependent dioxygenase alkB homolog 6 isoform X4, whose amino-acid sequence MAGRGMGMLNLEIGGDAGGRIRCKELVVMEEQDARVPALEPFRVEQAPPVIYYVPDFISKEEEEYLLRQVTSVPFWFLMPQSQSGPSSLGESYRTGPHEDGPLYYPTVSTISLGSHTVLDFYEPRRLEDDDPTEEPRPPPRPTTSLLLEPRSLLVLRGPAYTRLLHGIAAARVDALDAASPPLNAAACPSARPGACLVRGTRVSLTIRRVPRVLRAGLLLGK is encoded by the exons ATGGCTGGGAGGGGGATGGGGATGTTGAATTTGGAAATTGGAGGGGACGCTGGTGGACG GATTAGGTGCAAGGAGTTGGTGGTGATGGAGGAGCAGGACGCCAGAGTCCCAGCCCTGGAACCATTCAGAGTGGAGCAG GCACCACCTGTAATCTACTATGTCCCAGACTTCATCTCCAAAGAAGAGGAGGAGTATTTGCTTCGACAGGTGACCTCAGTGCCCTTCTG GTTTTTAATGCCCCAAAGCCAAAGTGGACCCAGCTCTCTGGGAGAAAGTTACAGAACTGGG CCCCACGAGGACGGACCATTATACTACCCGACTGTCAGCACCATCAGCCTGGGCTCCCACACTGTGCTGGACTTCTACGAGCCGCGGCGGCTGGAGGATGATGACCCTACAGAAGAG cctcggcctccgcCCCGGCCCACCACCTCGCTACTGCTGGAACCGCGCAGCCTGCTGGTGCTCCGCGGCCCCGCCTACACGCGCCTCCTCCATGGCATCGCCGCCGCCCGCGTAGACGCGCTGGACGCCGCCTCCCCGCCGCTCAATGCGGCCGCCTGCCCGTCGGCGCGGCCTGGAGCCTGCCTGGTGCGCGGCACCCGGGTCTCGCTGACCATCCGCCGCGTGCCCCGCGTGCTGCGCGCCGGCCTTCTGCTGGGCAAGTGA
- the ALKBH6 gene encoding alpha-ketoglutarate-dependent dioxygenase alkB homolog 6 isoform X6, with protein sequence MAGRGMGMLNLEIGGDAGGRIRCKELVVMEEQDARVPALEPFRVEQAPPVIYYVPDFISKEEEEYLLRQVFNAPKPKWTQLSGRKLQNWGGLPHPRGMVPERLPPWLQRYVDKVSDLSLFGGLPANHVLVNQYLPGEGIMHHQPGLPHCAGLLRAAAAGG encoded by the exons ATGGCTGGGAGGGGGATGGGGATGTTGAATTTGGAAATTGGAGGGGACGCTGGTGGACG GATTAGGTGCAAGGAGTTGGTGGTGATGGAGGAGCAGGACGCCAGAGTCCCAGCCCTGGAACCATTCAGAGTGGAGCAG GCACCACCTGTAATCTACTATGTCCCAGACTTCATCTCCAAAGAAGAGGAGGAGTATTTGCTTCGACAG GTTTTTAATGCCCCAAAGCCAAAGTGGACCCAGCTCTCTGGGAGAAAGTTACAGAACTGGG GTGGGCTTCCCCATCCCCGGGGGATGGTTCCTGAGCGGCTGCCCCCATGGCTTCAGCGCTACGTGGACAAAGTGTCTGACCTCAGCCTCTTTGGAGGCCTCCCAGCTAACCATGTCCTTGTGAACCAGTATCTGCCTGGGGAGGGCATCATG CACCATCAGCCTGGGCTCCCACACTGTGCTGGACTTCTACGAGCCGCGGCGGCTGGAGGATGA
- the ALKBH6 gene encoding alpha-ketoglutarate-dependent dioxygenase alkB homolog 6 isoform X5 translates to MAGRGMGMLNLEIGGDAGGRIRCKELVVMEEQDARVPALEPFRVEQAPPVIYYVPDFISKEEEEYLLRQVFNAPKPKWTQLSGRKLQNWGGLPHPRGMVPERLPPWLQRYVDKVSDLSLFGGLPANHVLVNQYLPGEGIMPHEDGPLYYPTVSTISLGSHTVLDFYEPRRLEDDDPTEEILPPPEGLQSPRPPFLAAPAQAPAIFTPEPPKPPSL, encoded by the exons ATGGCTGGGAGGGGGATGGGGATGTTGAATTTGGAAATTGGAGGGGACGCTGGTGGACG GATTAGGTGCAAGGAGTTGGTGGTGATGGAGGAGCAGGACGCCAGAGTCCCAGCCCTGGAACCATTCAGAGTGGAGCAG GCACCACCTGTAATCTACTATGTCCCAGACTTCATCTCCAAAGAAGAGGAGGAGTATTTGCTTCGACAG GTTTTTAATGCCCCAAAGCCAAAGTGGACCCAGCTCTCTGGGAGAAAGTTACAGAACTGGG GTGGGCTTCCCCATCCCCGGGGGATGGTTCCTGAGCGGCTGCCCCCATGGCTTCAGCGCTACGTGGACAAAGTGTCTGACCTCAGCCTCTTTGGAGGCCTCCCAGCTAACCATGTCCTTGTGAACCAGTATCTGCCTGGGGAGGGCATCATG CCCCACGAGGACGGACCATTATACTACCCGACTGTCAGCACCATCAGCCTGGGCTCCCACACTGTGCTGGACTTCTACGAGCCGCGGCGGCTGGAGGATGATGACCCTACAGAAGAG ATCCTGCCCCCTCCCGAGGGACTGCAGAGCCCTCGCCCTCCCTTCCTGGCAGCACCAGCCCAGGCCCCAGCAATTTTCACTCCTGAACCACCAAAGCCTCCATCATTGTGA
- the ALKBH6 gene encoding alpha-ketoglutarate-dependent dioxygenase alkB homolog 6 isoform X1 yields the protein MAGRGMGMLNLEIGGDAGGRIRCKELVVMEEQDARVPALEPFRVEQAPPVIYYVPDFISKEEEEYLLRQVFNAPKPKWTQLSGRKLQNWGGLPHPRGMVPERLPPWLQRYVDKVSDLSLFGGLPANHVLVNQYLPGEGIMPHEDGPLYYPTVSTISLGSHTVLDFYEPRRLEDDDPTEEPRPPPRPTTSLLLEPRSLLVLRGPAYTRLLHGIAAARVDALDAASPPLNAAACPSARPGACLVRGTRVSLTIRRVPRVLRAGLLLGK from the exons ATGGCTGGGAGGGGGATGGGGATGTTGAATTTGGAAATTGGAGGGGACGCTGGTGGACG GATTAGGTGCAAGGAGTTGGTGGTGATGGAGGAGCAGGACGCCAGAGTCCCAGCCCTGGAACCATTCAGAGTGGAGCAG GCACCACCTGTAATCTACTATGTCCCAGACTTCATCTCCAAAGAAGAGGAGGAGTATTTGCTTCGACAG GTTTTTAATGCCCCAAAGCCAAAGTGGACCCAGCTCTCTGGGAGAAAGTTACAGAACTGGG GTGGGCTTCCCCATCCCCGGGGGATGGTTCCTGAGCGGCTGCCCCCATGGCTTCAGCGCTACGTGGACAAAGTGTCTGACCTCAGCCTCTTTGGAGGCCTCCCAGCTAACCATGTCCTTGTGAACCAGTATCTGCCTGGGGAGGGCATCATG CCCCACGAGGACGGACCATTATACTACCCGACTGTCAGCACCATCAGCCTGGGCTCCCACACTGTGCTGGACTTCTACGAGCCGCGGCGGCTGGAGGATGATGACCCTACAGAAGAG cctcggcctccgcCCCGGCCCACCACCTCGCTACTGCTGGAACCGCGCAGCCTGCTGGTGCTCCGCGGCCCCGCCTACACGCGCCTCCTCCATGGCATCGCCGCCGCCCGCGTAGACGCGCTGGACGCCGCCTCCCCGCCGCTCAATGCGGCCGCCTGCCCGTCGGCGCGGCCTGGAGCCTGCCTGGTGCGCGGCACCCGGGTCTCGCTGACCATCCGCCGCGTGCCCCGCGTGCTGCGCGCCGGCCTTCTGCTGGGCAAGTGA
- the ALKBH6 gene encoding alpha-ketoglutarate-dependent dioxygenase alkB homolog 6 isoform X3, with protein MEEQDARVPALEPFRVEQAPPVIYYVPDFISKEEEEYLLRQVFNAPKPKWTQLSGRKLQNWGGLPHPRGMVPERLPPWLQRYVDKVSDLSLFGGLPANHVLVNQYLPGEGIMPHEDGPLYYPTVSTISLGSHTVLDFYEPRRLEDDDPTEEPRPPPRPTTSLLLEPRSLLVLRGPAYTRLLHGIAAARVDALDAASPPLNAAACPSARPGACLVRGTRVSLTIRRVPRVLRAGLLLGK; from the exons ATGGAGGAGCAGGACGCCAGAGTCCCAGCCCTGGAACCATTCAGAGTGGAGCAG GCACCACCTGTAATCTACTATGTCCCAGACTTCATCTCCAAAGAAGAGGAGGAGTATTTGCTTCGACAG GTTTTTAATGCCCCAAAGCCAAAGTGGACCCAGCTCTCTGGGAGAAAGTTACAGAACTGGG GTGGGCTTCCCCATCCCCGGGGGATGGTTCCTGAGCGGCTGCCCCCATGGCTTCAGCGCTACGTGGACAAAGTGTCTGACCTCAGCCTCTTTGGAGGCCTCCCAGCTAACCATGTCCTTGTGAACCAGTATCTGCCTGGGGAGGGCATCATG CCCCACGAGGACGGACCATTATACTACCCGACTGTCAGCACCATCAGCCTGGGCTCCCACACTGTGCTGGACTTCTACGAGCCGCGGCGGCTGGAGGATGATGACCCTACAGAAGAG cctcggcctccgcCCCGGCCCACCACCTCGCTACTGCTGGAACCGCGCAGCCTGCTGGTGCTCCGCGGCCCCGCCTACACGCGCCTCCTCCATGGCATCGCCGCCGCCCGCGTAGACGCGCTGGACGCCGCCTCCCCGCCGCTCAATGCGGCCGCCTGCCCGTCGGCGCGGCCTGGAGCCTGCCTGGTGCGCGGCACCCGGGTCTCGCTGACCATCCGCCGCGTGCCCCGCGTGCTGCGCGCCGGCCTTCTGCTGGGCAAGTGA
- the ALKBH6 gene encoding alpha-ketoglutarate-dependent dioxygenase alkB homolog 6 isoform X2 has translation MVPERLPPWLQRYVDKVSDLSLFGGLPANHVLVNQYLPGEGIMPHEDGPLYYPTVSTISLGSHTVLDFYEPRRLEDDDPTEEPRPPPRPTTSLLLEPRSLLVLRGPAYTRLLHGIAAARVDALDAASPPLNAAACPSARPGACLVRGTRVSLTIRRVPRVLRAGLLLGK, from the exons ATGGTTCCTGAGCGGCTGCCCCCATGGCTTCAGCGCTACGTGGACAAAGTGTCTGACCTCAGCCTCTTTGGAGGCCTCCCAGCTAACCATGTCCTTGTGAACCAGTATCTGCCTGGGGAGGGCATCATG CCCCACGAGGACGGACCATTATACTACCCGACTGTCAGCACCATCAGCCTGGGCTCCCACACTGTGCTGGACTTCTACGAGCCGCGGCGGCTGGAGGATGATGACCCTACAGAAGAG cctcggcctccgcCCCGGCCCACCACCTCGCTACTGCTGGAACCGCGCAGCCTGCTGGTGCTCCGCGGCCCCGCCTACACGCGCCTCCTCCATGGCATCGCCGCCGCCCGCGTAGACGCGCTGGACGCCGCCTCCCCGCCGCTCAATGCGGCCGCCTGCCCGTCGGCGCGGCCTGGAGCCTGCCTGGTGCGCGGCACCCGGGTCTCGCTGACCATCCGCCGCGTGCCCCGCGTGCTGCGCGCCGGCCTTCTGCTGGGCAAGTGA
- the SYNE4 gene encoding nesprin-4 isoform X2, translating into MALSLPLGPRFGSEPLNHPPGAPREPDIVGCTVCPTSGEERTSPEQAQTLRQDSLDPPEHFQGGPRGNEPAAQPPRWSTPSSYEDPAGGKHCKHPISGLEVLEAEQDSLHLCLLGLGRRLQDLEQGPGRWALAQSGMVQLQALQADLRGAAERVEALLAFGEGLAQRSEPRAWAALEQILRALGAYRDSIFRRLWQLQAQLVFEEANALDQDLEFEGDLDWPAPGGVWGPWAPSSLPTSAELEWDPAGDIGGLGPLGQKTARTLGVPCELCGHRGPQGRGQGLEDMLESGLSYRKHLASHQRRSLLRKPQDKKRQASPHLQDVRLKGNPG; encoded by the exons ATGGCCCTGTCCCTGCCTCTGGGCCCTAGATTTGGCTCAGAGCCCCTCAACCACCCCCCGGGAGCACCTAGGGAGCCGGACATTGTTGGATGCACTGTCTGCCCCACATCCGGAGAGGAGAGGACAAG CCCAGAGCAGGCCCAGACCCTGAGGCAGGACTCCTTGGACCCTCCTGAGCACTTCCAGGGTGGGCCAAGGGGCAATGAGCCTGCTGCTCAGCCCCCAAGATGGTCAACACCCTCTTCCTACGAGGACCCTGCTGGGGGCAAACACTGTAAG CACCCCATCTCTGGCCTGGAGGTACTAGAGGCTGAGCAGGACAGCCTGCACCTGTGCCTGCTGGGGCTGGGCCGCCGGCTGCAGGACCTGGAGCAAGGCCCGGGGCGCTGGGCATTGGCCCAGAGTGGGATGGTGCAGCTGCAG GCCCTCCAGGCGGACCTACGAGGGGCAGCTGAGCGCGTGGAGGCGCTGCTAGCGTTTGGTGAGGGGCTGGCACAGCGGAGTGAGCCCAGGGCCTGGGCAGCCCTGGAGCAGATCTTGCGGGCCCTGGGAGCTTACCGAGACTCCATCTTCCGGCGGCTCTGGCAGCTGCAGGCCCAGCTG GTGTTTGAGGAGGCCAACGCGCTGGACCAGGACTTGGAATTCGAGGGAGACTTGGACTGGCCAGCACCTGGTGGGGTCTGGGGGCCCTGGGCACCCAGTAGCCTCCCCACTTCCGCAGAGTTGGAGTGGGATCCGGCGGGGGACATTGGGGGTCTTGGGCCCTTGGGACAAAAGACAGCCCGGACACTAGGAGTGCCCTGTGAGCTGTGTGGCCACAGGGGCCCCCAGGGCAGGGGACAAGGCCTCGAG GACATGCTGGAGTCTGGCCTCAGCTACCGGAAACACTTAGCAAGTCACCAAAGACGCTCCCTGCTCCGGAAGCCTCAG GACAAGAAGAGGCAAGCATCTCCCCATCTCCAGGATGTGAGGCTGAAGGGGAATCCCGGGTGA
- the SYNE4 gene encoding nesprin-4 isoform X1, which yields MALSLPLGPRFGSEPLNHPPGAPREPDIVGCTVCPTSGEERTSPEQAQTLRQDSLDPPEHFQGGPRGNEPAAQPPRWSTPSSYEDPAGGKHCKHPISGLEVLEAEQDSLHLCLLGLGRRLQDLEQGPGRWALAQSGMVQLQALQADLRGAAERVEALLAFGEGLAQRSEPRAWAALEQILRALGAYRDSIFRRLWQLQAQLVFEEANALDQDLEFEGDLDWPAPGGVWGPWAPSSLPTSAELEWDPAGDIGGLGPLGQKTARTLGVPCELCGHRGPQGRGQGLEEPHTSHSQQDMLESGLSYRKHLASHQRRSLLRKPQDKKRQASPHLQDVRLKGNPG from the exons ATGGCCCTGTCCCTGCCTCTGGGCCCTAGATTTGGCTCAGAGCCCCTCAACCACCCCCCGGGAGCACCTAGGGAGCCGGACATTGTTGGATGCACTGTCTGCCCCACATCCGGAGAGGAGAGGACAAG CCCAGAGCAGGCCCAGACCCTGAGGCAGGACTCCTTGGACCCTCCTGAGCACTTCCAGGGTGGGCCAAGGGGCAATGAGCCTGCTGCTCAGCCCCCAAGATGGTCAACACCCTCTTCCTACGAGGACCCTGCTGGGGGCAAACACTGTAAG CACCCCATCTCTGGCCTGGAGGTACTAGAGGCTGAGCAGGACAGCCTGCACCTGTGCCTGCTGGGGCTGGGCCGCCGGCTGCAGGACCTGGAGCAAGGCCCGGGGCGCTGGGCATTGGCCCAGAGTGGGATGGTGCAGCTGCAG GCCCTCCAGGCGGACCTACGAGGGGCAGCTGAGCGCGTGGAGGCGCTGCTAGCGTTTGGTGAGGGGCTGGCACAGCGGAGTGAGCCCAGGGCCTGGGCAGCCCTGGAGCAGATCTTGCGGGCCCTGGGAGCTTACCGAGACTCCATCTTCCGGCGGCTCTGGCAGCTGCAGGCCCAGCTG GTGTTTGAGGAGGCCAACGCGCTGGACCAGGACTTGGAATTCGAGGGAGACTTGGACTGGCCAGCACCTGGTGGGGTCTGGGGGCCCTGGGCACCCAGTAGCCTCCCCACTTCCGCAGAGTTGGAGTGGGATCCGGCGGGGGACATTGGGGGTCTTGGGCCCTTGGGACAAAAGACAGCCCGGACACTAGGAGTGCCCTGTGAGCTGTGTGGCCACAGGGGCCCCCAGGGCAGGGGACAAGGCCTCGAG GAACCACACACCTCTCACTCCCAACAGGACATGCTGGAGTCTGGCCTCAGCTACCGGAAACACTTAGCAAGTCACCAAAGACGCTCCCTGCTCCGGAAGCCTCAG GACAAGAAGAGGCAAGCATCTCCCCATCTCCAGGATGTGAGGCTGAAGGGGAATCCCGGGTGA
- the SYNE4 gene encoding nesprin-4 isoform X3: MALSLPLGPRFGSEPLNHPPGAPREPDIVGCTVCPTSGEERTSPEQAQTLRQDSLDPPEHFQGGPRGNEPAAQPPRWSTPSSYEDPAGGKHCKHPISGLEVLEAEQDSLHLCLLGLGRRLQDLEQGPGRWALAQSGMVQLQALQADLRGAAERVEALLAFGEGLAQRSEPRAWAALEQILRALGAYRDSIFRRLWQLQAQLVSYSPVFEEANALDQDLEFEGDLDWPAPGGVWGPWAPSSLPTSAELEWDPAGDIGGLGPLGQKTARTLGVPCELCGHRGPQGRGQGLEEPHTSHSQQDMLESGLSYRKHLASHQRRSLLRKPQDKKRQASPHLQDVRLKGNPGAPDPASRWPLTFLLILFLLFLLLVGATFLLPVSGGPCCSNARIPRTPYLVLSYVNGLPPV; this comes from the exons ATGGCCCTGTCCCTGCCTCTGGGCCCTAGATTTGGCTCAGAGCCCCTCAACCACCCCCCGGGAGCACCTAGGGAGCCGGACATTGTTGGATGCACTGTCTGCCCCACATCCGGAGAGGAGAGGACAAG CCCAGAGCAGGCCCAGACCCTGAGGCAGGACTCCTTGGACCCTCCTGAGCACTTCCAGGGTGGGCCAAGGGGCAATGAGCCTGCTGCTCAGCCCCCAAGATGGTCAACACCCTCTTCCTACGAGGACCCTGCTGGGGGCAAACACTGTAAG CACCCCATCTCTGGCCTGGAGGTACTAGAGGCTGAGCAGGACAGCCTGCACCTGTGCCTGCTGGGGCTGGGCCGCCGGCTGCAGGACCTGGAGCAAGGCCCGGGGCGCTGGGCATTGGCCCAGAGTGGGATGGTGCAGCTGCAG GCCCTCCAGGCGGACCTACGAGGGGCAGCTGAGCGCGTGGAGGCGCTGCTAGCGTTTGGTGAGGGGCTGGCACAGCGGAGTGAGCCCAGGGCCTGGGCAGCCCTGGAGCAGATCTTGCGGGCCCTGGGAGCTTACCGAGACTCCATCTTCCGGCGGCTCTGGCAGCTGCAGGCCCAGCTGGTCAGCTACAGCCCG GTGTTTGAGGAGGCCAACGCGCTGGACCAGGACTTGGAATTCGAGGGAGACTTGGACTGGCCAGCACCTGGTGGGGTCTGGGGGCCCTGGGCACCCAGTAGCCTCCCCACTTCCGCAGAGTTGGAGTGGGATCCGGCGGGGGACATTGGGGGTCTTGGGCCCTTGGGACAAAAGACAGCCCGGACACTAGGAGTGCCCTGTGAGCTGTGTGGCCACAGGGGCCCCCAGGGCAGGGGACAAGGCCTCGAG GAACCACACACCTCTCACTCCCAACAGGACATGCTGGAGTCTGGCCTCAGCTACCGGAAACACTTAGCAAGTCACCAAAGACGCTCCCTGCTCCGGAAGCCTCAG GACAAGAAGAGGCAAGCATCTCCCCATCTCCAGGATGTGAGGCTGAAGGGGAATCCCGG GGCCCCCGATCCTGCATCCAGGTGGCCCCTGACCTTCCTGcttatcctcttcctcctcttcctcctcctggtgGGTGCCACGTTTCTCCTGCCCGTGTCAGGAGGCCCCTGCTGCTCTAACGCCCGAATACCCAGGACACCCTACCTGGTGCTCAGCTATGTCAATGGTCTTCCCCCAGTCTGA